The genomic region cagatgtgTGAAAACCCAATCaccacccgcccgaaggcacaaCAGTGGAATAATCTGTAAAACCTCGCCttccatccaagacgaaccggcgccacTCGTATTCATCCTTCACCGATGCCACAGAAAATAATGGGGGGAGTTGGAGTCAAACCTGGGTCACAGGGAACAACAAGTTTTTCCTCAACCACTCTACCACTACCTCATTGGCAATCATGTAACTATCATAGTCATTTATATTATAAtgaattaaaataataattatactttatttatattagttggtaattgttaaTAAACTGTATTACCTTTCATAACTAATTAGGGTTTTCCATTGTGTGGGTTTTAGGAGATAATTAGAGAGGATTAAACGTAGACACATGTCTTAACATCACAAAAATCAACCTCCTTTCTCTCCCTTAACCACGAGTTCCTCAACCTAACGAACTCTTAATCCCATTACTCATATACATCCTAAACAGGAACCAGATCAAGTTGACTATCACGTCTACTTCGATGGCTACATTAGTTTCTGGATTATCCACTCGCTTGAATGTTGTAATAGATATAATATTTACATGTTTTCTATTATGTAATTATTAACAAACCATCCTATAACTTTATTTATATTGATTTTGATTAGCAAGTCTTTCATCGTTTGAATCACATTCATTGATACCGACAAACAAGAATATAAATTTTCATATAGAAATTTGCTAAGAGTATTTCTATCTTCATAAAAAATCCTACTTATTTCTATAGGTACGAGTAACAATAAATATTAAAATCATAACAAACAAAAAGCTGGAATAGCTCAGTTGGTTAGAGCGTGTGGCTGTTAACCACAAGGTCGGAGGTTCAAGCCCTCCTTCTAGCGTCTTTCTCTTAGTTTTTTATTCATAGCAGAACCGGCACTAAATGTGGTGGTAGAGTTACGAGTGTTTCTGCATCGTGATGGTCAACACTTTTTTCTTTTACCTTCTATTCACAAACttgaaaacaatatttttttttttttttgaacagccaacgaatcctccaaatgggctactggcgaaattcaccacatcgggatacactcgcctccgaaccggggaaaaccctcacctagggccgaagctcgtgaacactcgcccgaaggcatgacagtgcggtgaggtaaaactcgctcagttcaaggatcgaactagtgatctccacctattcgcctagtctcccatcatcattaggtgccgcagaaaataatggggagggCAGGAATCGAACTTGAGTCCCTTAGAACACCAAgactctcccttaccactccagcACCACCTCATTGGCGAAATTGAAAAATAATACAAGGGCGGAGATGCGGTTTGCTATGGTGGTTGGTGATCATCGTTCATAGGTGGCGTAAATATATCATGAATTTACTCTAGATCCTTAAACAATCCAGAATACACAAAGATTGTGTGTTTAAAATTACTTGATACAAAAACCTAATGATACTGAAGAAGCTTCAGAACATATGAAAACTACTTCAAAAAATGGCTTTGGATTGCAAAATCTAGCATTTCAACACCCTGCAATTCCACTGAACCAAAGCCACTTTCCCTCTTACTATCCCTTTAATCTCAGTTCTAGCGACTCAAACCAATAACAAACCAGCAGACTATAAGTGGGCGCAGGGCTGCAACAACCAAGTGTGTACCATCTATGAATGCGCTAACTAAGCTAACGCTCTAGAATTCCTTTAAAACCGCTGTGGTAATAATAAGTGCATATGGCCGGGCCCTTTTCAAGTAACCCAAAAAGGAACATTAACAAAATGCTgctaaacattgttttacataaccGTTTTATGTATGGCagttgatacttgatacttaaaCTAAAATTAATTAAATCTTTCAAGCAACCTTGTTTTACATAGTCCATCAAACAGTATCAGTTTCTTCGACGTAGCAAAGAAAGTGCTTAGAAATACAAGTCTAAACTCTTTTGGTATCAAAGCTAAAAACAAATCGCCAAAACTCCATTAAACCGCTACAAATCATTCATCGCGGTGTCTAAATCATCTGCTGGTGTAGATCAGCTTCCTGCTGAGCAAGCTCCACCACCATAGCCTCGTCGAAAAACTTGTTGATGCTCACATCCTCGCTCATACCCTACCAAAAAACACAAACACCATTTCATTCAACACATCAATTCCACTACAAACTACTACAACAAAACAAAAGGTATACTGTTATACCTTCCTACGCCTCGTTTTCACCATGAATTCACGTGCAAGATACTGAATCGGAGCAGGCTCAAGTGGACGTAACACAATGCTCTTATCCAATGGGTCACCAGGAACAATAGCCCAATGATCGAAAGTCGATACCGCAAATGCTTGCCCCTGTGTGTGGTACCGTAAGTCCGTCTCAAAACCGAACGACTCGATTACAGGAACAAACGCCTTGACGATGTATGCAGGGGTCCCCGGTTGAGGAACGTCGGCAGTTATATGCCCACGTCTTCGAGATAACACCGTGTATATAGCGGAAACACAATCGATAGGTGTTTGTatctgaaatatatatatatacgcacGCATGATATGTTAGTTCATACAGGAGAGACCCGAGTTATATTAACAAATATGCTCGTTGTCGTAAATGCCGAACTTAATCAAAAATTAGGATGAACCTGGAAAACATCAatattatctatactatatatatgCTATTTTGTCACATCAACCAACTTTGGCTCCTCAATTTTGACATTAACAACTTTAGCCCcccaactttaataatgacatgtttagcctcTTCACTTtgataatgacatgtttagccccttaactaaaacagctttaacccctcaactttaataataaacttTAGCCCCTTAACTTTAGTAATGATATGTTGTGTAGCCCCTTAACTTTAATAATGACGTGTTTAGCTCCttaactaaaacatcaaacaactttaactctcgcgatttgcttatttttatcaaCGTTTCGACCCACTAGTTAGTTATTAATCTAGTATAAGTTTCGGAGTTATTACCTCCACATAATATACCGGCTCCATAAGGCGTGGTGTTGCCATAAGAAAAGCCGAGTAGGCCACACGTCGAGCGGTTGGAATGATTTGACCGGTTCCGCGATGTAGCGGCTCTGGTGCAATTTTCGCATCAACTATTTTGAACTTCACGTTACGAATCGGCTCGTCACACAGCGGACCCTCACGTGCACCCCATTGGAACCTGTGAAAAGCTTATATTACTACCGATTCACATTAAAGAACATAAAATTAAATAAAGTATAGTTCTAACAGAGAAACAACTTACCCTTGAACAATTGAATCCTTCACGGAATTCAACAAACTTTTGTCGACTTCACTCGAGAGTGTGTCATCCAATAAGATATTAGGTCCCTGCATAATGATAGAACATATATGTTAGAACTTATAACAATAAACGAGAAAAAACTAATataataaaagtatataaaatttataataCCTGCTTGTCGGGTCCAAACGCCCATATAGATCTAGCAGCAAGCAGATCCCAATCGTATCTATTTTGAAAAAAGTCCCCTAGCTTCTTTCGGGGCCAGTCAACGCTTACAACACCATTCTCGATATCTTCTGCAAGTCCTCTCTCCAGTGGTTCAGCAATCTTACCAATAAAATAACGTAAGACATAAATTCCAAAAGCcgtaaaagaaattaaaaaaagagTAGATTACACAAATTGCCCTTTATTTATATACTAGATTACACAAATTGCCCTTTATTTATATACTAGATTGCAAATCAGTTACACAACTTGTCCTACATCGCAGAATTGTCCTTTATTTACACAAATTTTACCTTAAAGTTAACTGAAAAGTTAACATCAGTTAGCTTAAAAGACAAAGAGCATGCAAAATTTAATTATGAAGAACATTTTGTGTGCTTTTTGAAGACAAAGAACAAAGAGTACAATCTGGCATATAAATAAAGGACAatttgtgtaatttattcttAAAAAACCTAGGTGTGTCAGCACATACCatagtaattttatttttcttgttaGGCGTTTCAGCAAAGCACTTCATTGACGAAGACTCCACCACCGTTTCACAAAACGAGACAACTGGGTCCGCCACCTGTTTGATACATAAAATTGCATTTAAATATATAAGCAAGTCATGAGCAGAAATATATCAAAGAAAATGATTACGGATTATGGTACCTTGACTTCGACTTCTGAATATAGTTCTCTGAGATCCTTCATTATAGAATCAAGATACAATTCTCCGGTACCTAAAATAGTATGTTCTCCGGACTCTTCGACTTTCGTAATCGCTAAAGGATAACTCTTACTAATCTTCCTAAGACCCTCGACCATTTTCGGTAACTCGCTAGGATTTAACGGTTCAGTTGCGGTTTTCACCACAGGAAGAGTGTTAAACTGAAGAGGCCTGAATATGTacacatcatcatcatattcaGAATCACAAAGTGTTGCGGTTTTCATAATGGAAGCATCAACACCTTCGATAAGAACCCACGAGCCAGGTGGCGCCTTATTGATAGGGATCCTGTAACGCGCTTGATAAACCCATAGTTTTGTTACTTCTTTTACCGTCATATCTTCTTCGTCATCAGGTGAATAACCCTCTCCGAGAACACGCACAGTCTGACCGGTATGGATTTCTCCGCTATACACCCTTCCAAACGCATCGAAAACCGAACAATCCGATTTCGGATACAGTTTCGTAATATTGACCATAAGCGGCCCCGACGGGTCACAATTCGACATGGAAGTGTAGATTGTTGAACTTCTCGGCCCGGTGTAAATATGGTCAACTTTTTTAGACGCAGCCTCTTTCGCAGACGGGATATGGTGAACCAACATGTCGGTGAACCCGGTGGCTGACCCGAAAACCGAGCTGCACGCTAATCTAAGCAAAGGTCTCACATTCAACTTGTACGCCGCATTGCTTAACGTAACCCCAAGTTCCGCTAACGTTGTCTCGACACTCTTTTTATGTTCTCCGATAACTTGGCTGTAGATCTTGTAAAGCGGTTCGAGAATGAACTGTACGAACGACCTTTCGGCGCCACTTGCGGGTTGTTTCTTTTTGAAGGTTCTAGTAGCAGGGTCGTAATAGTAATCTCCCCAAAGTCGAGATGCGAACTTGTTGGCATCGAAAGGGATTCCGTGAAGCTTAACGTATAGTTTTGCAAATGATTGTAAAGTGAAGCACCATCCTGCACTACCGCTAGCGAAACAAAGGTTTCCGGCAGCTGGATCAATGACTTGGACATCGCCAGCTGTCGAAGAGACTGCGGTAATGTGGTTGTTGATGACTTCGATCGTATGTCGCAACTTATGATAAGCGTCTTTTGGCGGTAGTTTAAGCTCAGTTATTAATCTGTCAACCTACAAATAATATATGTATTCAAACATTAAATAATGATTATCACGACTTCAAATAGCGATAATGAGATATTAAGAAGAATACCTTGTTAATCACAACCACTATCGGTAAACGCTCCTGGATTGCATGCCGAATTGCTCTTTCGGTGTTCACCTGTTCAT from Helianthus annuus cultivar XRQ/B chromosome 10, HanXRQr2.0-SUNRISE, whole genome shotgun sequence harbors:
- the LOC110886695 gene encoding 110 kDa U5 small nuclear ribonucleoprotein component CLO gives rise to the protein MDDSLYDEFGNYIGPEIESDQESDREEEDEDLPEKIEADRAGSDEENAVAGPNGWLMNGEDVDMENQIVLAEDKKYYPTAEEVYGEEVETLVMDEDEQPLELPIIKPVRDIKFEVGVKDSSTYVSTQFLLGLSSNPTLVRNVALVGHLQHGKTVFMDMLVEQTHHISTFDQNSEKHMRYTDTRVDEQERRISIKAVPMSLVLEDSNSKSYMCNIMDTPGHVNFSDEMTAALRLADGAVLIVDAAEGVMVNTERAIRHAIQERLPIVVVINKVDRLITELKLPPKDAYHKLRHTIEVINNHITAVSSTAGDVQVIDPAAGNLCFASGSAGWCFTLQSFAKLYVKLHGIPFDANKFASRLWGDYYYDPATRTFKKKQPASGAERSFVQFILEPLYKIYSQVIGEHKKSVETTLAELGVTLSNAAYKLNVRPLLRLACSSVFGSATGFTDMLVHHIPSAKEAASKKVDHIYTGPRSSTIYTSMSNCDPSGPLMVNITKLYPKSDCSVFDAFGRVYSGEIHTGQTVRVLGEGYSPDDEEDMTVKEVTKLWVYQARYRIPINKAPPGSWVLIEGVDASIMKTATLCDSEYDDDVYIFRPLQFNTLPVVKTATEPLNPSELPKMVEGLRKISKSYPLAITKVEESGEHTILGTGELYLDSIMKDLRELYSEVEVKVADPVVSFCETVVESSSMKCFAETPNKKNKITMIAEPLERGLAEDIENGVVSVDWPRKKLGDFFQNRYDWDLLAARSIWAFGPDKQGPNILLDDTLSSEVDKSLLNSVKDSIVQGFQWGAREGPLCDEPIRNVKFKIVDAKIAPEPLHRGTGQIIPTARRVAYSAFLMATPRLMEPVYYVEIQTPIDCVSAIYTVLSRRRGHITADVPQPGTPAYIVKAFVPVIESFGFETDLRYHTQGQAFAVSTFDHWAIVPGDPLDKSIVLRPLEPAPIQYLAREFMVKTRRRKGMSEDVSINKFFDEAMVVELAQQEADLHQQMI